From the Flavimarina sp. Hel_I_48 genome, one window contains:
- a CDS encoding nuclear transport factor 2 family protein, with translation MSTSAKNIVRDLYASDFLNDPSVLKKYLHKDAELFWNASTGFSKLTISDISKMSTEMGRSFISLRPSITHVLEDKDQVCIRVTYYVKTIENPDEEVAIIHFMAIWELKDGKLYKGYQISQPSDDDPMNIDAHSRIKS, from the coding sequence ATGAGTACTTCGGCTAAAAATATAGTACGGGATTTATACGCTTCAGATTTTCTGAATGATCCAAGTGTTTTAAAGAAATACTTACATAAGGATGCAGAGCTGTTCTGGAATGCTTCCACCGGTTTTTCAAAATTAACAATTTCGGACATTTCAAAAATGTCTACGGAAATGGGCAGGTCGTTTATTTCGCTTCGTCCCTCCATAACCCATGTTCTTGAAGACAAGGATCAGGTTTGCATACGGGTAACCTATTATGTGAAGACTATCGAGAATCCAGATGAAGAGGTTGCGATTATCCATTTTATGGCCATATGGGAACTTAAGGATGGGAAGTTGTACAAAGGCTATCAGATTAGTCAGCCCAGTGACGACGACCCTATGAACATAGATGCGCACAGCCGTATAAAGTCCTGA
- a CDS encoding UDP-3-O-(3-hydroxymyristoyl)glucosamine N-acyltransferase, with translation MKFNQQHTLKQIATIISSKMDGDPDFPVLGMNEIHVVEPGDIVFVDHPKYYQKALNSAATIILINAEVSRPEGKALLISEDPFRDFNILTEYFRPFQKATSSVAASATIGKETVIQPNCFIGNNVIIGDNCLIHANVSIYDNSIIGDNVTIHSGSVLGADAFYYKKRPQGFDKLRSGGRVVVKDNVDIGALCTIDKGVSGDTTIGAGSKLDNQVHIGHDVLIGERVLIASQAGIAGCVIIENDVTIWGQAGVKSDIRLGAGSVLMAQSGVGNDLEAGKSYFGSPAMESRLKFKELLAVRQLPDYIDKLKNIQ, from the coding sequence ATGAAATTCAACCAGCAGCATACTTTAAAACAGATTGCAACCATCATTTCTTCAAAAATGGATGGTGATCCTGATTTTCCGGTGCTGGGTATGAATGAAATCCACGTGGTAGAACCTGGGGATATTGTTTTTGTAGATCATCCCAAATATTATCAAAAAGCGCTAAATTCTGCCGCAACCATAATATTGATAAATGCGGAGGTATCTCGTCCAGAAGGAAAGGCCTTGCTTATTTCAGAAGACCCCTTTCGCGATTTCAACATTCTTACCGAATATTTCCGACCGTTTCAAAAAGCAACTTCTTCAGTAGCTGCTTCTGCCACAATAGGAAAGGAAACCGTTATACAACCCAATTGTTTTATAGGTAACAATGTAATCATTGGCGACAATTGCCTAATTCATGCTAATGTTTCCATTTACGATAACAGTATCATTGGTGATAACGTAACCATTCATTCAGGTTCGGTATTGGGCGCAGATGCTTTTTACTATAAAAAAAGACCGCAAGGTTTTGATAAATTAAGATCTGGCGGTCGCGTGGTTGTAAAGGACAATGTAGATATTGGCGCACTTTGTACCATAGATAAAGGCGTGTCTGGTGATACGACCATAGGCGCGGGCAGTAAACTTGACAATCAGGTACATATAGGCCACGATGTGCTAATCGGAGAGCGCGTTCTCATTGCATCCCAGGCAGGCATTGCGGGTTGTGTAATTATAGAAAATGATGTTACCATCTGGGGTCAGGCGGGAGTTAAGAGTGATATTCGCCTGGGTGCAGGATCTGTTTTGATGGCTCAAAGTGGGGTAGGCAATGATCTTGAAGCAGGGAAAAGCTATTTTGGTTCTCCAGCAATGGAATCGCGACTGAAATTCAAAGAGCTCTTGGCCGTACGTCAGTTACCAGATTATATTGATAAATTAAAAAACATACAATGA
- the lpxA gene encoding acyl-ACP--UDP-N-acetylglucosamine O-acyltransferase gives MNQPLAYVHPGAKIAKNVVIEPFTTINNDVVIGEGSWIGSNVTIMEGARIGKNVNIFPGAVISAVPQDKKFDDEDTVTIIGDGTTIRECVTINRGTKDRQRTQIGKNCWIMAYSHIAHDCIVGDHCIFSNNSTLAGHILVGDYVVLAGMAAVQQFCTIGSHAFVTGGSLVRKDVPPYVKAGREPLSYVGINSIGLRRRGFSTDKIREIQDIYRILYQKNYNNSQAVNIIEAEMEATPERDEILQFIKNSQRGIMKGYFTASN, from the coding sequence ATGAATCAACCACTAGCTTACGTACATCCAGGAGCCAAAATCGCAAAAAATGTCGTGATAGAGCCCTTTACAACCATAAACAATGATGTGGTCATAGGTGAAGGGAGCTGGATAGGCTCTAATGTTACGATCATGGAAGGTGCCCGTATAGGAAAAAATGTAAACATTTTTCCCGGTGCCGTAATTTCCGCGGTACCCCAGGACAAAAAATTTGATGATGAAGATACCGTTACCATAATTGGCGACGGTACGACAATACGGGAATGTGTGACTATAAATAGGGGGACAAAAGACCGCCAGCGCACACAGATAGGTAAAAATTGCTGGATCATGGCCTATAGTCATATCGCGCATGATTGCATCGTGGGAGACCACTGCATTTTTTCAAACAACAGTACGCTCGCCGGTCATATACTCGTGGGCGATTATGTGGTGCTTGCAGGAATGGCTGCCGTGCAACAGTTTTGCACGATAGGAAGTCACGCTTTTGTAACCGGTGGTTCCCTGGTGCGTAAGGATGTTCCGCCTTATGTAAAAGCGGGGCGTGAGCCACTTTCCTATGTGGGAATAAACTCCATAGGATTGCGCAGAAGGGGTTTCTCCACAGATAAGATCAGGGAAATACAGGATATTTACAGGATTTTATATCAAAAGAATTACAATAATTCCCAGGCGGTGAATATTATTGAAGCCGAAATGGAAGCAACCCCTGAACGGGATGAAATACTTCAGTTTATCAAGAATTCGCAACGCGGAATCATGAAAGGCTATTTTACCGCCAGTAACTGA
- the lpxD gene encoding UDP-3-O-(3-hydroxymyristoyl)glucosamine N-acyltransferase, translating into MKFTAAQIAGILEGDVEGDTEAEVSTLSKIEEGTQGSLTFLANPKYTSYLYTTEATITIVDKKFKAEQEFSTTLIRVDDAYKAFTKLLEYYNKVKLSKEGIEQPTFISESAIYGEGIYLGAFSYLGENVKIGDNVKIYPNVYIGDNVTIGDDCVIFAGAKIYSESILGNHVSIHSGAILGADGFGYRPEENGEYVKVPQTGNVIIEDHVDVGAGTTIDRATLGSTIIRRGVKLDNQIQIAHNVEIGEHTAIAAQSGVAGSTKIGKNCVIGGQVGVAGHLKIGDRVKIQAQSGIGRNIKDDEVLQGSPAFGYGDWNKSYVHFKNLPKIVRELNNLSKGESHDK; encoded by the coding sequence ATGAAATTTACTGCTGCACAAATTGCTGGGATTTTGGAAGGTGACGTTGAAGGCGACACTGAAGCCGAAGTTTCCACACTCTCAAAAATAGAAGAGGGCACTCAGGGATCGCTAACCTTTTTAGCAAACCCCAAGTATACTTCCTACCTATATACCACGGAAGCTACCATAACCATAGTAGATAAAAAGTTTAAGGCTGAACAGGAATTTTCAACAACACTTATACGTGTTGATGATGCCTACAAGGCATTCACGAAACTTCTTGAATACTATAATAAGGTAAAACTGAGCAAAGAGGGTATAGAACAACCCACATTTATCTCAGAAAGCGCTATCTATGGGGAAGGTATCTATCTAGGTGCTTTTTCTTATTTGGGAGAGAATGTAAAAATCGGTGATAATGTAAAGATTTATCCTAATGTTTATATAGGGGATAATGTCACCATAGGTGATGATTGTGTGATTTTTGCCGGTGCTAAGATTTATTCTGAATCAATTCTTGGAAACCACGTTTCTATACATAGTGGTGCTATCCTGGGAGCAGATGGTTTTGGTTACAGGCCAGAAGAAAATGGGGAATACGTTAAAGTACCACAGACCGGTAATGTCATAATAGAAGACCACGTTGATGTGGGTGCAGGTACAACCATAGACCGGGCCACATTAGGATCAACCATTATACGGCGTGGGGTGAAATTAGATAATCAAATACAAATTGCGCACAATGTAGAAATTGGAGAGCATACAGCGATCGCCGCGCAAAGCGGTGTTGCAGGCTCCACTAAGATAGGTAAAAACTGTGTTATAGGTGGTCAGGTAGGTGTGGCCGGGCACTTAAAAATAGGTGACCGTGTAAAGATACAGGCGCAGTCTGGCATAGGTCGCAATATTAAGGATGACGAGGTGTTACAAGGTTCACCTGCGTTCGGTTATGGCGACTGGAACAAATCCTATGTACATTTTAAAAACCTGCCAAAAATAGTCAGAGAACTTAACAATCTTTCAAAAGGAGAATCCCATGATAAGTAA
- a CDS encoding bifunctional UDP-3-O-[3-hydroxymyristoyl] N-acetylglucosamine deacetylase/3-hydroxyacyl-ACP dehydratase — MISKAKGKQKTIAGEVSLHGVGLHTGKNVTLTFKAAAENTGFVFKRVDLEGQPTIEANADYVVNTQRGTNLEKMGVNIQTSEHVLAACVGMGIDNIILELNASEPPIMDGSSKYFVEALEKAGIVEQEACKEEYVVTEIINYIDEESGSEIILMPSEDYQVTTMVDFGTKVLGTQNASIKNITEFKSEIADSRTFSFLHEIEMLLENGLIKGGDLNNAIVYVDKELSPETMQKLRKAFNKDNISVKPNGILDNLTLNHPNEAARHKLLDVIGDLALVGMPIKGKIIANKPGHLVNTQFAQKLKKIIKTEKRNNAPVIDLSKPPVKDVNQIMAMLPHRPPFLLVDKILELSDSHVLGLKNVTMNEPFFVGHFPGSPVMPGVLQVEAMAQTGGILVLSTVPDPENYLTYFMKIDKVRFKQQVLPGDTLIFKLSLLSPIRRGICHMQGYAYVNGKIASEAELMAQIVKVKKDQ; from the coding sequence ATGATAAGTAAAGCTAAGGGGAAGCAAAAGACCATTGCCGGTGAAGTATCACTCCATGGAGTAGGACTTCACACGGGTAAAAATGTAACGCTTACTTTTAAAGCAGCAGCAGAAAATACCGGCTTCGTTTTTAAACGTGTAGATCTTGAAGGTCAGCCTACCATTGAGGCAAATGCAGATTATGTTGTAAATACGCAGCGCGGTACCAATCTGGAAAAGATGGGTGTCAACATACAGACCAGCGAGCATGTCCTTGCGGCTTGTGTGGGTATGGGTATTGATAATATAATCCTGGAGCTCAATGCGTCAGAACCTCCCATTATGGATGGCTCTTCAAAATATTTTGTCGAGGCACTTGAAAAAGCGGGAATCGTTGAACAGGAAGCTTGCAAAGAAGAATATGTAGTTACCGAAATCATCAATTATATAGATGAAGAGAGCGGGAGCGAGATAATTTTAATGCCTTCGGAAGACTATCAGGTGACTACCATGGTAGATTTTGGCACTAAAGTTTTAGGTACTCAAAATGCCAGTATAAAAAATATCACCGAATTTAAGAGCGAAATAGCAGATTCAAGAACTTTCAGTTTCTTGCATGAAATTGAAATGTTACTGGAAAACGGACTCATAAAAGGTGGTGATCTCAATAACGCTATTGTTTACGTAGATAAGGAACTTTCTCCTGAAACCATGCAAAAACTGCGTAAAGCTTTCAATAAAGACAATATTTCGGTGAAACCGAACGGTATTTTGGATAATCTGACCTTAAACCATCCCAATGAAGCGGCAAGACATAAACTGCTTGACGTGATAGGGGATCTGGCGCTTGTGGGAATGCCCATTAAAGGAAAGATCATAGCAAATAAACCGGGTCATCTTGTTAATACGCAATTTGCACAAAAATTAAAAAAGATAATCAAAACCGAGAAGAGGAACAACGCTCCGGTCATTGATCTTTCAAAACCTCCGGTAAAAGATGTGAATCAGATTATGGCGATGTTACCGCACCGCCCACCTTTTTTATTGGTTGATAAAATTCTTGAACTTTCAGACAGTCATGTTCTGGGATTGAAAAATGTAACGATGAACGAACCTTTTTTCGTTGGTCATTTTCCTGGGTCTCCAGTTATGCCTGGAGTACTTCAGGTTGAAGCGATGGCGCAGACGGGCGGAATATTGGTTTTGAGTACCGTACCAGATCCTGAAAATTACCTGACTTATTTCATGAAAATAGATAAAGTACGTTTTAAACAACAGGTTCTTCCCGGCGATACGCTTATCTTTAAACTTTCATTGTTGTCTCCCATACGCCGTGGTATTTGTCATATGCAGGGCTATGCTTATGTGAATGGAAAAATTGCTTCCGAAGCGGAATTGATGGCACAAATTGTAAAAGTAAAGAAAGACCAGTAG
- a CDS encoding HD domain-containing protein, with protein MKDSHKFTIINDPIYGFITLPQGLLFNLVEHRYFQRLRRISQMGMSYLVYPGAHHTRFQHALGCLYIMGKACETLRGKGVAISDAEMEAAQAAILLHDIGHGPFSHAMENSIVENTSHEEISLRFMGKLNEEFNGSLTTAIAMFTGSYPRRFFHQLISGQLDMDRTDYLKRDSFYTGMAEGNINTDRILAMLNVKNDQLVVEEKGIYTIEKFLVARRLMYWQVYLHKTSLVAEQLLVRVLKRAKELTLAGQELPASSSLQYFLRDDISLLPFSDDAMEVFSNLDDYDIVMAMKYWCDHEDFVLRKLSAMIINRHLLAIKIKKKPFQEDFIKAKLEEVQIKYQITKKEAQYFVFTGTITNQAYTFTKQGINIITKKSKIIDVIEASDQLSLKPLSKVIIKNFICFPKKQGDL; from the coding sequence TTGAAAGACTCCCACAAATTTACTATAATTAACGACCCTATTTATGGGTTTATTACCCTGCCGCAAGGACTGCTTTTCAATCTTGTTGAGCATCGTTATTTTCAACGGCTGCGTCGTATTTCCCAAATGGGAATGTCGTATTTGGTTTATCCAGGTGCCCACCATACCCGTTTTCAACATGCGCTGGGTTGTCTTTATATTATGGGCAAGGCGTGCGAAACCCTACGTGGTAAGGGAGTTGCTATAAGCGATGCGGAAATGGAGGCCGCACAGGCAGCAATCTTATTGCATGATATAGGTCATGGGCCATTCTCCCATGCGATGGAAAATAGCATTGTTGAAAACACCAGCCATGAGGAGATATCGCTTCGGTTTATGGGTAAACTCAACGAGGAGTTTAACGGAAGTTTAACGACCGCCATTGCCATGTTCACGGGTAGTTACCCCCGCCGCTTTTTTCATCAGCTTATTTCCGGGCAATTGGATATGGATCGTACAGATTACCTAAAACGCGATAGTTTTTATACGGGCATGGCAGAGGGGAATATAAATACAGATCGCATCCTGGCCATGCTGAACGTAAAAAATGACCAACTCGTAGTCGAAGAAAAAGGAATTTATACCATTGAGAAATTTCTCGTTGCGCGTCGTCTCATGTATTGGCAGGTATATCTTCATAAAACCAGCTTGGTGGCAGAGCAATTACTGGTAAGGGTTTTAAAACGGGCCAAGGAGCTTACGCTTGCCGGGCAAGAATTGCCTGCGAGCTCTTCACTTCAATATTTTTTGCGCGATGATATTTCGCTCCTGCCTTTTAGTGATGATGCAATGGAAGTCTTTTCAAATTTAGATGACTATGACATCGTCATGGCGATGAAATACTGGTGCGACCACGAGGACTTCGTGCTCAGAAAACTATCTGCAATGATCATCAACCGTCATTTACTGGCCATAAAAATCAAGAAAAAGCCTTTTCAGGAAGATTTTATAAAGGCAAAGCTGGAAGAGGTTCAAATTAAATATCAAATTACTAAAAAGGAAGCACAGTACTTTGTCTTTACCGGTACGATCACTAACCAGGCCTATACATTTACTAAACAAGGTATCAACATTATTACAAAAAAAAGTAAAATAATAGACGTTATTGAGGCGAGTGATCAGCTTAGCCTAAAGCCGCTCTCAAAGGTGATTATCAAAAACTTTATTTGTTTTCCCAAAAAACAAGGGGATTTATAA
- the efp gene encoding elongation factor P, translating to MASTSDIRNGMCIHYNHDIYKIIEFLHVKPGKGPAFVRTKLKSVTNGKVLDNTFSAGHKIEDVRVETKGYQFLYKDPDFYHFMNTEDYTQIRLLESALDQPGLLKEGEVVQVSINTEDNAPLSVDMPAHVILEIIQTEPGIKGNTATNSTKAAIVESGAEVQVPLFINEGDKIKVETEKGTYKERIKE from the coding sequence ATGGCAAGTACTTCAGATATTAGAAATGGGATGTGTATTCACTATAACCATGATATCTATAAAATAATAGAATTTTTGCATGTGAAGCCTGGTAAAGGCCCCGCATTTGTACGTACCAAACTAAAGAGCGTGACCAATGGAAAGGTATTGGACAATACTTTTTCCGCAGGACATAAAATAGAAGACGTGCGTGTAGAAACGAAAGGATATCAGTTTCTTTATAAAGATCCAGATTTCTATCATTTTATGAATACTGAGGATTATACTCAGATTCGTTTGCTGGAAAGTGCTTTAGATCAACCCGGACTTTTAAAAGAAGGGGAAGTTGTTCAGGTAAGTATCAATACAGAGGACAATGCGCCACTTTCTGTGGATATGCCAGCGCACGTAATTCTGGAAATCATACAAACCGAACCAGGTATCAAAGGAAATACTGCGACAAACTCCACTAAAGCTGCCATTGTTGAGTCAGGTGCAGAAGTACAGGTGCCGCTTTTTATCAACGAAGGCGACAAAATCAAAGTAGAAACCGAAAAAGGTACCTATAAAGAGCGTATCAAAGAGTAA
- the sucD gene encoding succinate--CoA ligase subunit alpha, producing the protein MSVLVNKDSKIIVQGFTGSEGTFHAEQMIEYGTNVVGGVTPGKGGNTHLDRPVFNTVSEAVEETGADLSIIFVPPAFAADAIMESADAGIKVIITITEGIPVADMIKVASYIKDKPCRLIGPNCPGVITPGEAKVGIMPGFVFKKGKVGIVSKSGTLTYEAADQVVKQGLGITTAIGIGGDPIIGTTTKEAVELLINDPETEAVVMIGEIGGQLEADAARWVKESGTKKPVIGFIAGETAPAGRTMGHAGAIVGGSDDTAQAKKKILKECGIHVVESPAEIGKKVAEVLGK; encoded by the coding sequence ATGAGCGTTTTAGTCAATAAAGATTCAAAAATAATAGTACAGGGTTTTACCGGGAGTGAAGGTACTTTTCACGCAGAGCAGATGATTGAGTACGGTACAAATGTGGTAGGTGGTGTAACACCGGGAAAAGGTGGTAATACACACCTGGATCGACCTGTTTTCAATACCGTAAGCGAGGCGGTAGAAGAGACTGGTGCAGATTTATCTATAATTTTTGTTCCCCCGGCATTTGCGGCAGATGCAATTATGGAATCTGCAGATGCAGGTATCAAAGTTATTATCACAATAACTGAAGGTATACCGGTTGCCGATATGATTAAAGTAGCGAGTTACATCAAAGATAAACCTTGTCGTTTAATAGGTCCCAACTGTCCCGGAGTTATCACTCCCGGTGAAGCAAAAGTGGGTATCATGCCCGGTTTTGTATTTAAAAAAGGAAAAGTAGGTATTGTTTCAAAATCAGGAACACTTACGTATGAAGCGGCAGATCAGGTCGTTAAGCAAGGTCTGGGAATTACCACGGCTATCGGTATTGGTGGTGATCCTATCATTGGAACCACAACCAAAGAAGCTGTTGAACTGTTGATCAATGATCCTGAGACGGAAGCGGTTGTTATGATAGGCGAAATAGGCGGTCAGCTGGAAGCTGATGCGGCTCGCTGGGTGAAGGAGAGTGGTACTAAAAAGCCGGTTATTGGCTTTATCGCCGGTGAAACTGCTCCTGCGGGTAGAACAATGGGTCATGCTGGAGCTATCGTAGGCGGAAGCGATGATACCGCACAGGCTAAAAAGAAAATCTTGAAAGAATGTGGAATCCACGTGGTGGAATCCCCAGCCGAAATAGGCAAAAAAGTTGCCGAAGTTTTAGGTAAATAA